The proteins below are encoded in one region of Mycobacterium sp. MS1601:
- a CDS encoding TetR family transcriptional regulator: MTTTESIRHDFLTGRLGRREIILDCTATIATSGGYDAVKMRAIADRAGMAVGTLYRYFPSKPHVLIAVLAREFERIGAERDWTVTAGSPRLRVEQLNTRLCQEWRARPALTEAVTRAFVVADGSASAEVARAAGVIEHLIGLAIAGEEPSPTQHRVAALVGDIWLASLIAWVRHGASTEDVAIGLERSIALIVHDER, from the coding sequence ATGACGACAACCGAATCGATCAGGCACGATTTCCTCACCGGGAGACTCGGCCGACGCGAGATCATCCTTGACTGCACCGCGACGATCGCCACGAGCGGTGGATATGACGCCGTGAAGATGCGCGCCATCGCCGATCGTGCGGGCATGGCAGTCGGCACCCTGTATCGCTACTTTCCGTCGAAGCCGCACGTGCTGATCGCCGTCCTCGCGCGTGAGTTCGAACGTATTGGCGCTGAACGAGATTGGACGGTCACAGCGGGATCGCCGCGCCTGCGGGTGGAGCAGTTGAACACCCGACTATGCCAGGAATGGCGCGCTCGGCCGGCCCTGACCGAGGCCGTGACCCGCGCATTCGTCGTCGCCGATGGCAGCGCGAGCGCCGAGGTGGCCCGCGCGGCGGGGGTCATCGAGCACCTGATCGGGCTGGCGATCGCCGGTGAGGAGCCGAGCCCGACACAACACCGAGTTGCCGCCCTGGTCGGCGATATCTGGCTGGCCAGCCTGATCGCGTGGGTCCGGCACGGCGCCTCCACCGAAGACGTCGCGATCGGACTGGAGCGCAGCATCGCGTTGATAGTCCACGACGAGAGGTAG
- a CDS encoding TetR/AcrR family transcriptional regulator codes for MSEHVLPDGDDADPRRARSRTRLLDAAAHLLSTGGVEAVTIEAVTKASKVARTTLYRHFTSSSHLLAATFERLLPQVTPPLPSSVPLREQLIELLTRQATLFAEAPLHLTTLAWVSLGPLSPDGKDAGHTQSLRKRVVDQYRQPFDTILQSPQARDELDDFDVELAMCQLVGPLAFARMTGLHTMSRHHCEHIVDDFLTAHQRMRPGGQPASARDFSPK; via the coding sequence TTGAGCGAACATGTGTTGCCCGACGGCGACGACGCCGATCCGCGTCGGGCGCGGTCACGGACCCGACTGCTCGACGCCGCCGCTCACCTGCTCAGTACCGGCGGAGTCGAGGCGGTCACGATCGAGGCGGTCACCAAGGCCTCGAAGGTCGCACGAACCACCCTCTACCGCCACTTCACCAGTTCCTCCCACCTTCTCGCCGCCACCTTCGAGCGACTCCTGCCCCAGGTCACCCCGCCGCTTCCGAGCTCAGTTCCCCTGCGAGAGCAGCTGATCGAACTGCTCACCCGTCAGGCAACCTTGTTCGCCGAGGCACCCCTTCACCTCACCACCCTCGCCTGGGTCTCACTAGGGCCTTTGTCGCCAGATGGTAAAGACGCGGGCCACACGCAGTCACTGCGAAAAAGGGTCGTCGACCAATACCGCCAACCGTTCGACACCATCCTGCAGAGCCCCCAAGCGCGCGACGAACTCGATGACTTCGACGTCGAACTCGCCATGTGCCAACTCGTCGGACCACTCGCCTTCGCACGCATGACCGGACTCCACACCATGAGCCGGCACCACTGCGAACACATCGTCGATGACTTCCTGACGGCGCATCAACGCATGCGCCCCGGAGGTCAACCAGCCTCAGCTCGCGATTTCTCACCGAAGTAG
- a CDS encoding recombinase family protein has product MTAILGYARVSTLGQDLDAQLAALAAEGVESGHVFTDKLSGAVNTDRPGLTALLHYAREGDTVVVTAIDRLGRSVVEVTRTIADLGQRRILLRALREGVDTGTPTGRAVATIMATLAELELELGRERRAASRDSRRVRQLPATKPAKLTPERQEQLRRLAATGEPVPELAQAFGVSRATAYRYLAKLSSPSGAA; this is encoded by the coding sequence GTGACGGCGATTCTCGGGTACGCGCGGGTAAGCACTCTGGGCCAGGACCTTGATGCGCAGCTCGCCGCGCTCGCCGCCGAGGGGGTCGAATCCGGTCATGTCTTCACCGACAAACTCTCCGGTGCGGTGAACACCGATCGGCCAGGTCTCACGGCCTTGCTTCACTATGCCCGCGAGGGTGACACCGTAGTGGTAACCGCCATCGATCGGCTGGGCCGATCTGTCGTAGAAGTAACTCGCACCATCGCAGATCTTGGCCAGCGCCGAATCCTGTTGCGCGCGTTACGTGAAGGCGTAGACACCGGTACGCCGACGGGGCGTGCGGTGGCCACCATTATGGCGACGCTGGCCGAGCTCGAGCTCGAGCTCGGCCGCGAGCGGCGCGCCGCCTCACGCGACTCTCGCCGAGTTCGCCAACTGCCGGCCACCAAGCCGGCCAAGCTGACCCCGGAACGCCAAGAACAGCTGCGCCGGCTCGCCGCAACGGGCGAACCGGTACCCGAACTTGCTCAAGCATTCGGCGTCAGCCGGGCCACGGCATACCGCTACCTGGCCAAACTCAGCTCACCATCAGGAGCCGCGTGA
- a CDS encoding DUF6188 family protein, which yields MITQWIEACEVQRVSLVGGLVLTMADYNELVVTRPLRLSLPAVGAHPAEDVMVDPNDVPNHQRPLLNFAGSVCTLATCEDDGTLRVEFSNGYGFTVAADECFAAWELYGKRHGYMACLPGGRVRVVRHDMPADDLVSERPAVRP from the coding sequence ATGATCACCCAGTGGATCGAAGCCTGCGAGGTCCAGCGCGTCAGCTTGGTTGGCGGCCTGGTACTCACCATGGCCGACTACAACGAGCTGGTCGTTACCCGACCACTGCGCTTGTCGCTTCCTGCGGTGGGGGCACACCCGGCCGAAGACGTGATGGTCGACCCGAATGACGTACCGAATCATCAGCGCCCGTTGTTGAATTTCGCCGGTAGCGTCTGCACGCTCGCCACCTGCGAGGACGACGGCACGCTGCGTGTCGAGTTCTCCAACGGCTACGGCTTCACCGTGGCCGCCGACGAGTGCTTCGCGGCGTGGGAGTTGTACGGCAAGCGCCACGGTTACATGGCTTGTCTACCCGGTGGCCGGGTCCGCGTCGTCCGCCACGACATGCCCGCGGACGACCTGGTGTCCGAGCGCCCTGCGGTGCGCCCTTGA
- a CDS encoding DUF732 domain-containing protein yields MGIGVATAPTAVADEAGYLQRLQSRLAYLTAQQLLTEGYKVCQLTHSGHPSSDAIEMVSKDLAISVPAAVEIIVAAGGELGC; encoded by the coding sequence GTGGGCATCGGGGTCGCGACCGCGCCCACTGCGGTCGCCGATGAGGCCGGCTACCTCCAGCGACTTCAGAGCAGGCTGGCGTATCTGACAGCTCAACAACTGCTGACCGAGGGCTACAAGGTGTGCCAGCTGACCCACAGCGGCCATCCATCCTCTGACGCCATTGAGATGGTCTCGAAGGACTTGGCGATATCAGTACCGGCCGCCGTTGAGATCATCGTCGCCGCCGGAGGGGAACTCGGCTGCTGA
- a CDS encoding MMPL/RND family transporter has protein sequence MRERTISAAKTSGEYSERLGALARFTVRHKALVIGAWVGLAVVLALLFPQLETVVQKQSVQLIPRDVASFQTLDRMSEAFGEQGSKTMLFVAMEDPAGLTPSARTQYTDLVSRLRADTTHVLLVQDLLADPVTATQALSQDGKAWYLPVGVAGTLGDPAAAESVTAVRAIAADAFAGSSTTVRVTGPPSTFSDQIAEAEHDLLFISIATAGLIALILLIVYRSVFTALLPLLVIGISLAVGRGVLSVLGELGMPVSQFTVAFMTAILLGAGTDYTVFLISRYHEQRRAQVAPDQAVEHATASIGRVILASAATVALAFAAMVFANLSVFAGMGPACAVAVLVGFVATVTLLPPVLSLAAKRGIGEPKSDRTRRYWNSVAVAVVRKPVPLLLVSLAILLALSAVATTMTLSYDDRKGQPATTASNEGYQLLDRHFRTDVVISEFLVVESPTDMRTGKGLADLDEMASRIAQVPGVTKVSGVTRPAGARLEQAQLGWQNGQIGDKMAGAVDDGNARKDDLAKLTGGADQLAGGLAQLDTTLRTALTPLTGILDQAQSAGRKVDQFRPLLSQLSATAPAVDQALRSGPGLRPLAEQADGAIATIDPLVGALNTSPWCATTPQCAQIRDQVQVLTTLRNAGFFTQVAGLGDTVGQNASVADTLAGVQTAVTSLDKAFGALGDPANLAGNVRRLQDGIGQLASGAQALATGVHTLADSNIDMLSGMSQIATQLQNSARASTGSDTSSGFFLPPNAFENRQFADVAKQFLSRDGKTARFLVESSNDPYSAEAMDLSHQMVAVAEAARPNTSLAQARISVAGFPAVNSDIQRLLTADFIQLAASTLLIVGLILVLLLRALLAPLYLLGTVVLNYTASLGIGVLVFQWGLGGEIAWPVPLLAFIILVAVGADYNMLLVSRLKEESTRNIRVGVLRTVASTGSVITSAGIIFAVSMLGLMVGSIAIMIQAGFIIGCGLLLDTFVVRTLTVPAIAVLLREASWWPHRPTTPQRRTS, from the coding sequence GTGCGTGAACGCACCATTTCGGCTGCCAAGACCTCCGGGGAGTACAGCGAGCGCCTCGGCGCGTTGGCCCGATTCACCGTGCGACACAAGGCGTTGGTGATCGGCGCCTGGGTCGGACTGGCGGTGGTCCTGGCCCTGCTGTTCCCGCAACTGGAAACGGTGGTGCAGAAACAATCCGTCCAGCTGATCCCCCGCGACGTGGCGTCTTTTCAAACCCTCGACCGAATGAGCGAGGCCTTCGGCGAGCAGGGCTCCAAGACCATGCTCTTCGTCGCGATGGAGGACCCGGCAGGCCTGACCCCCTCGGCGCGCACGCAGTACACGGATCTGGTGTCGCGGCTGCGCGCCGACACCACGCACGTTCTGCTGGTTCAAGACCTGCTGGCCGACCCGGTGACCGCCACCCAGGCACTCAGCCAGGACGGCAAGGCCTGGTATCTGCCGGTGGGGGTGGCCGGCACGCTCGGTGACCCCGCCGCCGCCGAATCGGTCACCGCGGTCCGCGCGATCGCCGCCGACGCGTTCGCCGGATCGTCGACGACGGTGCGGGTGACCGGGCCGCCGTCGACGTTCAGCGATCAGATCGCCGAGGCCGAACACGATCTGCTGTTCATCTCCATCGCCACCGCCGGGTTGATCGCGCTGATCCTGCTCATCGTCTACCGGTCGGTGTTCACCGCGCTGTTGCCTCTGCTGGTGATCGGCATCAGTCTGGCGGTGGGGCGCGGAGTGCTGTCCGTACTCGGCGAGTTGGGTATGCCGGTCTCGCAGTTCACCGTGGCCTTCATGACGGCGATCCTGCTGGGCGCCGGCACCGATTACACCGTCTTCCTGATCAGCCGCTACCACGAACAGCGCAGGGCGCAGGTCGCCCCCGATCAGGCGGTGGAGCACGCCACCGCCAGCATCGGCCGCGTCATCCTGGCCTCGGCCGCCACGGTCGCGTTGGCGTTCGCCGCGATGGTGTTCGCCAACTTGAGCGTGTTCGCCGGGATGGGACCGGCCTGCGCGGTCGCCGTCCTGGTCGGGTTCGTGGCGACCGTGACGTTGTTGCCGCCGGTGCTGTCGCTGGCCGCGAAACGCGGTATCGGCGAACCCAAGTCCGACCGCACCCGGCGGTACTGGAACTCCGTGGCCGTGGCGGTGGTGCGCAAGCCGGTGCCGCTGCTGCTGGTCAGCCTGGCCATCCTGCTGGCACTCTCAGCGGTCGCCACGACGATGACGTTGAGTTACGACGACCGCAAGGGACAACCCGCCACCACCGCCAGCAACGAGGGTTATCAGCTGTTGGACCGGCACTTCCGCACCGACGTCGTCATCTCCGAATTCCTCGTCGTGGAGTCTCCCACCGACATGCGCACCGGCAAGGGACTGGCCGACCTCGACGAGATGGCCTCGCGCATCGCGCAGGTCCCCGGGGTGACGAAGGTGTCCGGGGTCACCCGACCCGCGGGAGCCCGCCTGGAGCAGGCCCAACTGGGGTGGCAGAACGGACAAATCGGCGACAAGATGGCCGGCGCGGTGGACGACGGCAACGCCCGCAAGGATGACCTGGCCAAGCTCACCGGCGGCGCGGACCAACTCGCCGGTGGCCTCGCCCAACTCGACACCACCCTGCGGACCGCGCTGACCCCGCTGACCGGAATCCTCGATCAGGCCCAGAGCGCAGGGCGGAAGGTGGACCAGTTTCGGCCCCTGTTGAGCCAACTCTCGGCGACCGCACCCGCGGTCGACCAGGCGCTGCGTTCGGGACCGGGGTTGCGCCCGCTCGCCGAGCAGGCCGATGGTGCCATCGCCACCATCGACCCGCTGGTGGGCGCGCTGAACACCTCGCCGTGGTGCGCGACCACACCGCAGTGCGCCCAGATCCGCGACCAGGTCCAGGTCCTCACGACGCTGCGCAACGCCGGGTTCTTCACCCAGGTCGCCGGGCTCGGGGACACCGTCGGCCAGAACGCATCCGTGGCCGACACCCTGGCCGGCGTCCAGACCGCAGTCACCTCGCTGGACAAGGCGTTCGGCGCGCTCGGTGACCCCGCCAACCTGGCCGGTAACGTCCGCCGACTCCAAGACGGCATCGGCCAACTCGCCTCGGGCGCCCAAGCCCTGGCCACCGGCGTGCACACCCTGGCCGACAGCAACATCGACATGCTTAGCGGGATGAGCCAGATCGCCACCCAGCTGCAGAACTCGGCGCGCGCCAGCACCGGCTCCGACACCTCCAGCGGCTTTTTTCTGCCGCCCAACGCCTTCGAGAACCGCCAGTTCGCCGACGTCGCCAAACAGTTCCTCTCCCGCGACGGCAAGACCGCCCGATTCCTCGTGGAATCCAGCAACGACCCCTACAGCGCCGAGGCCATGGACTTGTCCCACCAGATGGTCGCCGTCGCCGAGGCAGCCAGACCCAACACCTCCCTGGCGCAAGCCCGCATCTCGGTTGCCGGGTTCCCGGCGGTCAACTCCGACATTCAGCGCCTCCTGACCGCCGACTTCATCCAGCTGGCCGCCTCCACCCTGCTCATCGTGGGCCTGATCCTGGTGCTGCTGCTGCGCGCACTGCTCGCCCCGCTCTACCTGCTGGGCACCGTGGTGCTCAACTACACTGCCTCGCTGGGCATTGGAGTCTTGGTCTTCCAGTGGGGACTCGGTGGTGAAATCGCTTGGCCCGTACCGCTATTGGCGTTCATCATCCTGGTCGCGGTGGGCGCCGACTACAACATGCTCCTGGTGTCGCGGCTCAAGGAGGAATCCACCCGCAACATCCGCGTCGGGGTCCTACGCACCGTGGCCAGCACCGGGTCGGTGATCACCTCGGCCGGCATCATCTTCGCGGTCAGCATGTTGGGCCTGATGGTCGGCTCCATCGCCATCATGATCCAAGCCGGATTCATCATCGGCTGCGGTCTGCTGCTGGACACCTTCGTCGTGCGCACCCTCACCGTCCCCGCCATCGCCGTCCTGCTCCGCGAGGCCAGCTGGTGGCCCCACCGCCCCACCACCCCCCAGAGACGGACCTCATGA